From the genome of Penaeus chinensis breed Huanghai No. 1 chromosome 37, ASM1920278v2, whole genome shotgun sequence, one region includes:
- the LOC125045516 gene encoding outer mitochondrial transmembrane helix translocase-like: MVLKLLKRGSMEGGELTRGEVLSLLARLAFATAASYFTVKLLVSAMDPTSKQKKDAKRKAQEVMQRLGIKEKVSLSEYEMMIASQLVEPSQLSTSWKDVAGLSTVIRELRETLILPIQQRTRLQGSRLIQPPKGIASAVYRGLLVF; this comes from the exons ATGGTGTTGAAGCTGCTCAAGCGTGGCAGCATGGAGGGGGGGGAGCTCACACGTGGGGAAGTACTCTCCCTGCTGGCAAGACTGGCCTTTGCAACTGCTGCTTCCTACTTTACTGTGAAACTTCTGGTGTCAGCTATGGATCCAACCTCCAAACAGAAGAAGGATGCCAAGAGGAAG gCCCAAGAAGTTATGCAGAGGCTGGGCATCAAGGAGAAGGTTTCA TTGAGTGAGTATGAAATGATGATTGCCAGCCAGCTGGTAGAGCCTTCACAATTGAGCACATCTTGGAAGGATGTGGCGGGACTCTCAACTGTCATCCGGGAGCTCAGGGAGACTCTCATCCTGCCTATCCAGCAGCGCACTCGCCTCCAGGGATCCCGCCTCATCCAGCCTCCCAAAGGTATAGCTAGTGCAGTGTACAGAGGACTGCTTGTGTTTTAA